A portion of the Streptomyces sp. NBC_01335 genome contains these proteins:
- a CDS encoding VOC family protein, which yields MSKEPRYIHHVNFPTTDPDRTAEWYARVFGMKRIMPKSNTRVVLMTRGNFDLHFTPVEDMDRMAPYHFAVEVDDWDDFMEHLADLGIRHTRPIERPENQSKFCYIHDPDHTMIELVFHGKRPN from the coding sequence GTGAGCAAGGAACCCCGCTACATCCACCACGTCAACTTTCCCACCACCGACCCCGACCGGACCGCCGAGTGGTACGCGCGGGTCTTCGGGATGAAGCGGATCATGCCGAAGTCCAACACCCGCGTGGTGCTGATGACGCGCGGCAACTTCGACCTCCACTTCACCCCGGTCGAGGACATGGACCGGATGGCGCCCTACCACTTCGCCGTCGAGGTCGACGACTGGGACGACTTCATGGAGCACCTCGCCGACCTGGGCATCCGGCACACCCGGCCCATCGAACGCCCCGAGAACCAGTCGAAGTTCTGCTACATCCACGACCCCGATCACACCATGATCGAGCTGGTGTTCCACGGCAAGCGCCCCAACTGA
- a CDS encoding alpha/beta fold hydrolase: MPYVDSDGASLYYERHGSGPVIVFVHGSGGHHAAWWQQVAALRDGFTVVTLDLRGFGRTELSAPQAEFDGQAFYGDVVAVLDQEDLTDAMLVGQSIGSIAALRAGLVRPERVGAVVLGHSLGGISHPELKELAAADRAEAVKLPVIERLLTKEFQQDRKDLTFLFQQMGTFNTATMQDLRNLDTDGPGLDEIRDSGVTIAFLAGEKDAVLSVKTVTRAHELVEGSHLEIVPGAPHSMYWETPEPYNAAVARLRRTLTAPKEAA; encoded by the coding sequence ATGCCCTACGTCGATTCAGACGGAGCGTCCCTCTACTACGAGCGCCACGGCAGCGGCCCGGTGATCGTGTTCGTCCACGGCTCCGGAGGCCACCACGCCGCCTGGTGGCAGCAAGTGGCGGCCCTCCGCGACGGGTTCACCGTCGTCACGCTCGACCTGCGCGGCTTCGGACGCACCGAACTGTCCGCACCGCAGGCCGAGTTCGACGGCCAGGCCTTCTACGGAGACGTCGTCGCCGTGCTCGACCAGGAGGACCTGACCGACGCCATGCTGGTGGGCCAGTCCATCGGCTCTATCGCGGCCCTGCGCGCCGGCCTGGTGCGCCCCGAGCGCGTCGGCGCGGTCGTCCTCGGCCACTCGCTGGGCGGCATCAGCCACCCCGAGCTGAAGGAACTCGCCGCGGCCGACCGTGCCGAGGCCGTCAAACTCCCCGTCATCGAACGGCTGTTGACCAAGGAGTTCCAGCAGGATCGGAAGGACCTCACCTTCCTCTTCCAGCAGATGGGCACCTTCAACACCGCCACCATGCAGGACCTGCGCAACCTCGACACCGACGGCCCCGGGCTGGACGAGATACGGGACTCGGGCGTCACCATCGCCTTCCTCGCGGGCGAGAAGGACGCGGTGCTCAGCGTCAAGACGGTCACCCGGGCCCACGAACTCGTCGAGGGCTCACACCTGGAGATCGTCCCGGGCGCCCCGCACTCCATGTACTGGGAGACCCCGGAGCCGTACAACGCCGCCGTCGCCCGGCTGCGCCGCACCCTCACCGCCCCGAAGGAAGCCGCATGA
- a CDS encoding GlcG/HbpS family heme-binding protein: MSTLTLAAAEEIIAEAHERAQALGKAVSVAVVDAGGFPVAIRRPDGARPLTPDIARAKAYTAAVMQRPGKMLKKWQESQPVFFSQLSQLPGAAMPILATEGSVTIKKDGAVIGGLGIAGGTADEDQQIADETLAALGYELEFAAWGVSGAPVTHAGKDA; the protein is encoded by the coding sequence ATGAGCACCCTCACCCTCGCCGCCGCCGAAGAGATCATCGCCGAAGCCCACGAGCGGGCCCAGGCCCTCGGCAAGGCGGTGAGCGTGGCCGTGGTGGACGCAGGCGGCTTCCCCGTCGCCATCCGCCGCCCGGACGGAGCCCGTCCCCTCACCCCCGACATCGCGCGGGCCAAGGCCTACACCGCCGCCGTCATGCAGCGCCCCGGCAAGATGCTGAAGAAGTGGCAGGAGAGCCAGCCGGTCTTCTTCTCCCAGCTCTCCCAGCTGCCCGGCGCCGCGATGCCCATCCTCGCCACCGAGGGCAGCGTCACCATCAAGAAGGACGGCGCGGTCATCGGCGGCCTCGGCATCGCCGGCGGCACCGCCGACGAGGACCAGCAGATCGCCGACGAGACGCTCGCCGCCCTCGGCTACGAACTGGAGTTCGCCGCCTGGGGCGTCTCCGGCGCGCCCGTCACCCACGCCGGAAAGGACGCCTGA
- a CDS encoding methionine synthase II (cobalamin-independent)-like protein, with product MADTFNYRIDHHGSLVRPPALLAARERTAGGEADTESLRAAERAAVKEAVVFQRRLRSTVVTDGDLPREDFRSAVLDHVTGFRRTGEEIDGLAQWVAEALPKADGPLVAGWAGLLGELTVVAPKVALPSPAYLAATTFDPALAASGGPASARELGEALAEIIHAEIQLLVAEGVRLIQLNNPLLLAHTATGPGATGALSFEDALAVEALAVRLDERPEGVRIAVAPGWTSPREVDRARAERLYAAVPADRWVLPLDRGTDAELDLLRALPEDRDACLGAVDATTAAMEEIDAVMARIDAAAEVKELEDMALSPSRGFADVASRPLLSAEDQHRKLVQVETLARYCWGNEF from the coding sequence ATGGCGGACACGTTCAACTACCGCATCGACCACCACGGCAGCCTGGTCCGGCCGCCCGCCCTCCTGGCCGCCCGCGAGCGGACCGCCGGGGGAGAGGCGGACACCGAGAGCCTGCGCGCGGCCGAGCGCGCGGCCGTCAAGGAGGCCGTGGTCTTCCAGCGGCGGCTGCGCTCCACCGTCGTCACCGACGGCGACCTGCCCCGCGAGGACTTCCGCAGCGCCGTCCTCGACCACGTCACCGGATTCCGGCGGACCGGCGAGGAGATTGACGGGCTTGCGCAGTGGGTGGCCGAAGCCCTCCCCAAGGCGGACGGCCCGCTGGTCGCCGGATGGGCAGGCCTGCTCGGCGAGCTCACGGTCGTCGCGCCCAAGGTCGCGCTGCCCTCCCCGGCGTACCTCGCCGCCACCACCTTCGACCCGGCTCTGGCCGCCTCGGGCGGACCCGCCTCGGCCCGCGAACTCGGCGAGGCCCTGGCGGAGATCATTCACGCGGAGATCCAGTTGCTCGTCGCCGAGGGGGTGCGCCTGATCCAGCTGAACAACCCGCTGCTGCTCGCCCACACGGCCACCGGACCCGGCGCGACCGGCGCGCTCTCCTTCGAGGACGCCCTCGCCGTGGAAGCCCTCGCGGTACGGCTGGACGAGCGACCGGAGGGCGTACGGATCGCCGTCGCGCCCGGCTGGACCTCTCCCCGGGAGGTGGACCGCGCCCGCGCCGAGCGGCTGTACGCGGCGGTCCCCGCCGACCGCTGGGTGCTCCCTCTCGACCGGGGCACCGACGCCGAACTCGACCTGCTGCGCGCCCTCCCCGAGGACCGTGACGCCTGCCTCGGCGCGGTGGACGCGACCACCGCCGCGATGGAGGAGATCGACGCGGTGATGGCCCGCATCGACGCGGCGGCCGAGGTCAAGGAGCTGGAGGACATGGCGCTCTCACCCTCCCGGGGCTTCGCGGACGTGGCCTCCCGCCCGCTGCTGAGCGCCGAGGACCAGCACCGCAAGCTGGTCCAGGTGGAGACCCTCGCCCGCTACTGCTGGGGCAACGAGTTCTGA